The Paenibacillus sp. RUD330 genome has a segment encoding these proteins:
- a CDS encoding ABC transporter permease encodes MALLTMIFRKLANNRWLAASLLLGMVLTTGLVSTMPVYSDAILSRMLVKDLERRQQDSGVHSGTYFSKITLMDMKADKKLQAVSSLDRFMNDEAVPGFGLPLKQAATELQTEQLVLEVEGSAADPKQLKPTGAIRSVSGIQDHIRLIDGRLPSPQPDADGAYEVMVNQRTLQELDFVLGRIVRLDDDSRNLHLRLKPVGSFGVQQEGDLFFRDPSLDDYNRVFVMDEGLFAKEMLAARKAPLFSASWYFVLDYTKMTLRGIEPFLSTDQAIRSAAGKLVPVSQTKFDVPAAAAIDSYGERSQRLATLMWSLDIPVLIMLAFYMYMVSELIAGRQKNEIAVLRSRGASRLQIISAFAAEGLMIAGAAFAAGPYLAAGLTELLGASSGFLQFVQRSRLPVHVGAEAFAYSGAAAAIAFAMTLLPVIRATRFTIVGHKQSLARAGRTPLWRKAFVDIILLGVSFYGLYTFRERLHSLKTLGLGSEDLRIDPLQFVVPALFMIGAGLLLLRLYPLLLAAVYRLGRRWWPPSWYASLIQVGRSLVQYQFLMLFLILTIASGVFSAGAARTINNNREEQIRYRNGADFVLSGPWQSDVPADASAYSPGGGEAKAAGADSPVVHYTEPPFDAYPALPGVEHAAKVFIKKDAAFTAGGSGGTAELMGIDSDDFGATAWFGDSILRYPLADYLNLIAPDPRAVLISQTLAEDKKVKPGDTIWAGWDKIDPQPFVVYGILPFFPSFNPNPGAAGGLQASQDSVSGSMPMLIVGHLSRIQFQLALEPYQVWLKMKPGASTARLYEGISHAGLNLTSIVNTRDELARAKNDPFFMALNGILTLGFLISILVAFAGFMLYWILTLKGRTLQNGVLRAVGLSLRQLIGMLALEQLLTSGTAVLIGMAAGYSASRLFVPHFQLAFDPAALVPPFRVILAAGDFAKLYGMVGMTLLIGLAVLGIMLSRSRIHQALKLGED; translated from the coding sequence ATGGCCCTGCTGACGATGATCTTCCGCAAGCTGGCGAACAACAGATGGCTGGCCGCCAGCTTGCTTCTCGGCATGGTGCTGACGACCGGCCTCGTCAGCACCATGCCGGTCTACTCCGACGCCATCCTCTCCCGCATGCTCGTGAAGGACCTGGAGAGGCGGCAGCAGGATTCGGGCGTGCATTCCGGCACCTATTTCTCCAAAATCACCTTGATGGACATGAAGGCGGATAAGAAGCTCCAGGCCGTCTCCAGCCTGGACCGCTTCATGAATGACGAGGCTGTCCCCGGCTTCGGACTGCCGCTCAAGCAGGCTGCGACCGAGCTGCAGACCGAACAGCTCGTGCTGGAGGTGGAAGGCTCCGCCGCCGATCCCAAGCAGCTCAAGCCTACCGGAGCCATCCGCTCCGTCAGCGGCATCCAGGATCATATCCGCCTGATCGACGGCCGGCTGCCTTCACCGCAGCCGGATGCGGACGGCGCCTATGAGGTCATGGTCAACCAGCGGACGCTTCAGGAGCTCGACTTCGTGCTCGGCCGGATCGTCAGGCTTGATGACGACAGCCGCAACCTGCATCTGCGCCTTAAGCCCGTCGGCAGCTTCGGCGTCCAGCAGGAAGGCGACCTCTTCTTCCGCGACCCGTCGCTCGATGATTACAACCGCGTCTTCGTCATGGATGAAGGCTTGTTCGCCAAGGAGATGCTGGCTGCCCGCAAGGCTCCCCTATTCTCCGCCAGCTGGTATTTCGTGCTGGACTACACGAAGATGACGCTGCGCGGTATCGAGCCTTTCCTGAGCACCGATCAGGCGATCCGGAGCGCTGCAGGCAAGCTCGTCCCGGTCAGCCAAACCAAGTTCGACGTCCCGGCCGCAGCGGCGATCGACAGCTATGGAGAGCGGTCGCAGCGCCTCGCGACGCTGATGTGGTCCCTCGACATCCCGGTGCTGATCATGCTGGCATTCTATATGTACATGGTGTCCGAACTCATCGCCGGCAGGCAGAAGAACGAGATCGCCGTCCTGCGCAGCCGCGGCGCTTCGAGGCTGCAGATCATCTCTGCGTTCGCCGCCGAAGGGCTGATGATAGCCGGAGCCGCCTTCGCGGCCGGACCGTACCTCGCAGCCGGATTGACGGAGCTGCTCGGCGCATCGAGCGGCTTCCTGCAATTCGTCCAACGCTCCAGGCTTCCCGTCCATGTCGGCGCCGAGGCGTTCGCCTATTCGGGAGCGGCGGCCGCCATCGCCTTCGCCATGACGCTGCTGCCCGTCATCCGCGCCACTCGCTTCACGATCGTCGGCCACAAGCAGTCTCTGGCAAGAGCCGGCCGGACGCCTTTATGGCGCAAAGCATTCGTGGACATCATCCTGCTCGGCGTTTCCTTCTACGGCCTCTATACGTTCCGGGAACGGCTGCACAGCCTGAAGACGCTCGGACTCGGCTCGGAAGACCTGCGGATCGATCCGCTCCAGTTCGTCGTGCCCGCGCTGTTCATGATCGGAGCCGGCCTGCTGCTGCTGCGCCTCTATCCGCTGCTGCTCGCCGCCGTCTACAGGCTCGGACGCCGCTGGTGGCCGCCGTCCTGGTACGCTTCCCTGATCCAGGTGGGCCGCTCTCTCGTCCAGTACCAGTTCCTCATGCTCTTCCTCATCCTGACCATCGCCTCCGGCGTGTTCAGCGCGGGGGCGGCCAGAACGATCAACAACAACCGCGAGGAACAGATCCGGTATCGCAACGGAGCGGATTTCGTCCTCTCCGGCCCCTGGCAGTCCGATGTGCCGGCGGACGCTTCGGCTTACTCGCCTGGCGGCGGAGAAGCCAAGGCTGCCGGGGCCGATTCGCCCGTCGTCCATTACACGGAGCCTCCCTTCGACGCCTACCCGGCCCTGCCCGGAGTCGAGCACGCGGCGAAGGTGTTCATCAAGAAGGATGCCGCCTTCACTGCAGGCGGAAGCGGCGGCACCGCCGAGCTCATGGGCATCGATAGTGATGATTTCGGAGCGACGGCCTGGTTCGGCGACTCCATCCTCCGTTATCCGCTGGCCGATTATCTCAATCTGATCGCCCCGGATCCGCGCGCGGTTCTGATCTCGCAGACGCTGGCCGAAGACAAGAAGGTGAAGCCCGGCGACACGATCTGGGCCGGCTGGGACAAGATCGATCCGCAGCCGTTCGTCGTATACGGCATCCTGCCTTTCTTTCCGTCCTTCAATCCCAATCCGGGAGCGGCAGGCGGGTTGCAGGCCTCTCAAGACTCCGTCTCAGGCAGCATGCCGATGCTCATCGTCGGCCATCTGTCTCGCATTCAGTTCCAGCTCGCGCTCGAGCCCTATCAGGTTTGGCTGAAGATGAAGCCCGGCGCCTCCACGGCGCGGCTCTACGAGGGCATTTCCCATGCCGGCCTGAACTTGACCAGCATCGTCAATACAAGAGATGAGCTCGCGCGAGCCAAAAACGATCCCTTCTTCATGGCGCTCAACGGCATCCTGACGCTGGGATTCCTGATCTCGATTCTCGTCGCCTTCGCCGGGTTCATGCTGTACTGGATTCTGACGTTGAAAGGGCGTACGCTTCAAAACGGCGTTTTGCGCGCCGTCGGCCTGTCGCTGCGCCAGCTGATCGGCATGCTCGCCCTGGAGCAGCTGCTCACTTCGGGAACGGCCGTCCTGATCGGCATGGCCGCAGGCTACTCGGCGAGCCGCTTGTTCGTCCCCCATTTCCAGCTGGCATTCGACCCGGCGGCTCTCGTCCCGCCATTCCGGGTCATCCTTGCCGCCGGCGATTTCGCCAAGCTGTACGGGATGGTCGGCATGACGCTGCTGATCGGCTTGGCCGTGCTCGGGATCATGCTGTCCAGAAGCCGGATCCATCAAGCGCTCAAGCTCGGGGAGGACTGA
- a CDS encoding ABC transporter ATP-binding protein, with protein MIHCEGLVKIYKAAGLEVFALQGLDLEVEAGELMAIIGNSGSGKSTLLNMLGGLDRPSAGKLVVNGRDMLKMSERDLVAYKRSSVGFVWQNNARNLIPYLTAQENVELPLLLGGKPRRERALELLEAVGLGHRRGSKLHQLSGGEQQRVAVAIALAGGPRLLLADEPTGSLDSRMSDQILDLFRDLNRTTGITIVIVTHDPLLARKVERVVAIRDGKTSSEMIRRKSYAEELLELEQGIAPGARDEADSHVEYAVLDKAGRLQVPASYLESIGAKDRNKVKLELADGAIRLTAPDERN; from the coding sequence ATGATTCATTGCGAAGGGCTGGTCAAAATCTATAAGGCCGCCGGGCTGGAGGTATTCGCCCTGCAGGGCCTCGATCTCGAGGTCGAGGCCGGCGAGCTGATGGCCATCATCGGCAACAGCGGCAGCGGGAAGTCGACTCTGCTCAATATGCTGGGCGGACTGGACCGCCCCTCGGCCGGCAAGCTGGTCGTGAACGGGCGCGACATGCTCAAGATGAGCGAGCGTGATCTCGTCGCCTACAAGCGCAGCAGCGTCGGCTTCGTCTGGCAGAACAATGCCCGCAACCTGATCCCCTACCTCACCGCTCAGGAAAATGTCGAGCTGCCTCTCCTGCTCGGCGGGAAGCCGCGCCGCGAACGCGCGCTGGAGCTGCTGGAGGCGGTCGGTCTCGGCCATCGGCGCGGCAGCAAGCTGCACCAGCTGTCCGGCGGCGAGCAGCAGCGGGTCGCCGTCGCGATCGCGCTGGCAGGCGGACCGAGGCTGCTGCTCGCGGATGAGCCGACGGGGTCGCTCGATTCCCGGATGTCGGACCAGATTCTCGACTTGTTCCGCGACTTGAACCGGACGACGGGAATCACGATTGTCATCGTCACCCATGATCCGCTGCTCGCCCGGAAGGTGGAGAGGGTCGTCGCGATCCGCGACGGCAAAACCTCCTCTGAAATGATCCGCCGCAAATCCTATGCCGAGGAGCTGCTGGAGCTGGAGCAAGGCATTGCTCCCGGCGCGCGGGACGAAGCCGATTCGCATGTCGAATACGCCGTCCTCGACAAAGCCGGACGGCTGCAGGTTCCGGCCTCCTACCTGGAGTCCATCGGTGCCAAGGACCGCAACAAGGTCAAGCTGGAGCTGGCGGACGGCGCTATCCGGCTGACAGCTCCGGATGAAAGGAACTAG